The DNA sequence CAAATGGTTTAAAATCATCTTTTTGATGAAACACAGTATCAATCCCAAAAATGTCTTTCAGCTTTTTTTGAAGTTCACTTTCAAACTCAATTTTCATTTTTGAATAATTTTCTCGAGGAAATAATTTTTCATCTGGTAGCATTGATTCCTGCCTCCTATTATCTTCCACTTTAAAAACCTTATTCGAATGGATCTCTTTGTATTTTATCAAAATGGCCTTGATCTGATTTTTCCTGTTATCATTCTTTTGGTGGTCGAAAACGATTTGGTTACCATTAATAGTTTTCTTTTTCACTCCGTTTTTTAGAATATCAAAAGCGTTTTCATCTTTCTTATTTTTGACCATTTTGTATCCGCTTCTTTCGAGTAAAGTTTCCAGTTGGTTAAGAGAACTGATCTTATATTTCAATAATTTGTTTAATTTTTCATCCTCATTGAGTCCGTATATTTTTTCCATCACTTGAGCCAACGCTTTTTGTGATTTTAGTTTTTCATAGCTATCATTAATCTTCTTCCCGGTTGTTTTGTCTACTCTTGTAGTAACCATATGCACATGGTTATTATCGGTATCATTATGAAAAACTACTGTAAATGGCTGTTTTCCGTAACCCATTTCATCCATGAAATTTTCTGCAATCTTCGCCAACTCCTCTTTTGAATGTTCCTGAAATTTGGTCGAGATCATGGCATGAAACTGAGGTTTTAGTACTTTTTTATTCCCAATTGAAATCGCTCTCAAATAATCTCTGACTTGCTCTTTCTTACTGGACTTATTAATAAATGATGGAAAATTTTTCATCAGCATTAATTGCCCTTTTCCTTTATCAATTTTCTTATCGTTGTAATTGACTCCTGGAAAACTCGAACCCGCAGCAGCCATAACCTTAACAATCATTTTGCAAGCAAAGAGTAAATTTTTTCAAACATTTCATTTTGCTGTTTTTTAAGAATTGCTATTTCTAATAACTTCTCTGAAAATTTCTTTAATTCTATTTCACTTATAAATTTTTGCCCATTCACGATTTTTGCAACCTGATTGATGTTGGTTTCTATTTTTACAAATAGGTTATCCTGCTTTTCAATGAACACTATTATTTTTCTTCTTTCGTCGTCCAGAATTCTACCTTCTACAGAATTGATGATTAAGCTCGTCAGAGAAATATTTCTTTTCGCACAGTATTTTTGCCAATCTTCTTTTTTAGAATTCTGAATTCGTAGAATAATCAGTTTTTCTTTCACCATCTTATTTTTAAATATTCCCGAATGTTCTTCTGAGTAATAAGACCAATAATATTTTTAATTGTTAAGGTAAATAGGGTTTGGTCCAATTGGAGTACCCTTGAATTTCTCCGTAGGTATAGTAGGTATTAGATATTGCTTCTAAAGAACTTTTCGGAATTTGTATCGCAAAATTTTCAAGTAGTGCGGGAAAAAATTGGGTTGAATTTTCGGTATGCAGTAAAACAATCTGATTAGGAATATATCCGATATCACTGTAAATATTTCCAATATTAATAAAGGCGTCACCCAATATTGGCTCTGATTCACTTGATCTGTAGATTTGAAAAAATACATTGACGATTCCTTGAACTTTTCTAAATAATACTGATCCTTTTAAACCACCATAATTTTTAGTTCCTATCGTATAAGATTTTAGAGCAGTTAAATAGGCGTTCGGATTTCCCGAATAGTTAACGGGTTCAGACCAGGTAGAGGTTGTGGTAAGACCTGCGGCGCTGTTATGGTCAAATGTCAATACAATTTTGTATTCAATCGGCTGCTTTTCTTTTGAAAAAGATTTCCACAGACTACCATCAAAATAATATATGCCCGGTTCGGTTACATGAATGACCTGTCCCGAGAGAATAGATGGTAAAGTTGTTACAAAGATGATAGCACCCTTTTTTGTTGAAGAATAAGATTTTTCCCCTAACTGATCACCCGTGATTCGTGGAGGAATAATTCCATCAAAATGATTCACATCATTTGGTTTTCCTACCACTTCTAAAGTTGTCTCCGGAGTTTGAGTATTGATACCAACTTGTCCTTCAATGGATATTGCTATTAACAATAAAAAATAAATCAATTTTCTCATCTGTATTTTTATTAAAAACTTCGAGACAAAATTGAGCGTTAATACCGTCTAAAACAATAGTAATCAAAGGACTTAGGCTAAATAAGAACAATCTGGATTCATCTGGATTTTGAAAAGACTAAAAAAGAATAATCTGGAATGTCTTTTTTCCAAAAAATTTTATTTCAATCAAAAAAAATATTAAGTGGCAACTTTCGAAATAATAAACATTGATAGAGAATGAAGTTTCAGTGAGATCTTTTGTCCTTAATTAAATTTCTTGCAAGTATAAAGTTTTGGTATATTTATCCCCGCCTTCAGAAATACCCGAATCGTTATTCCTCATTTTAAAAAAGCAAAAATCTGAAATGAAAAAAAACACAAAAAAGTCAATTAAAGAAACGAATCAACAATTTTCAATTGTAGGTTTATATGTTGACAGAGAATGTGATAACCATATAAGAAAAAACTTAGAAGATGGATACTATCTTTTTAATGAATGGTGTGAAGTCAAAGAAGGTATAGTACAAATATCAGATCATAGGCAACCTGAAGATAATTTTTTTGGTAGTAACATAAGTATTCAAGCTATCGTAGGTAAAAATGGAAGTGGGAAAAGTTCTATACTCGAATTAATGTATAGAATGATTAATAATTTCGCTTTACATCTTGTAAAAAAACAGAAAAGGCGTGCCGCAAAGGTAATATACCATATTGAAGGTGTACATTCAGATTTATATTTTGTAAAAGGAAACACTTTAGGTTCATTAATATGTCGAGGCGAATTCATTGGATTTAGTTTTGGAAATTATAAAATTTCATTTAGCAAGGAAAATGCTAAATTTTCGGATTTTACATTTTATGAAGAGCTTAAAAATGAAGAGCTAATAGAGATTGCTAAAATGTTCTTCTATTCCATTGTAACGAATTATTCTTTGCAGTCATTTATTGATTTTGATTATAAAACAGAATGTTCAACTCAATTTAATACAAATGAGAAAAGCGGAATTGATTCAAGCGCAATCTGGATTAATAGTTTATTTCATAAGAACGATGGTTACTTAACTCCAATAGTGCTAAATCCGTATAGGCATAATGGTACTATTGATTTAAGAAAAGAATACCAACTTACTAACTCCCGTTTATCATCAATTCTAATTGAATCCAAGCGGAATAAGCGACAATTTATAGAAGGATATCAATTAAACACCATTGAATATACTTATGAGCCTCTACTGTTTTCAAAAAAGTTCGCTTATTGGAAAAAAAAGGATGCAAATTTTGATGATTTTATCAAAAAGTTTATAAATTTAGATAAGCAAAGTTTTGCATCACTAATATTAAAGGAATACGGATGGGAGACTTCACCATCGCAACTGGAACCACATAATATTTCATGTCTATATTTGGTCTATAAAACACTTAGTATTGCTTCTAAATATCCTAGTTTTGATAAATTTGAAAGATTTGGTGATATAAATAAGTTTGAAGATATTGTAGAAGAGAAAGATAATATTGATTTAATCGCACTTGTAAAAGAAATAAAAAAACATAAATCTCATATAACTTTAAAAATCCGGCAAACATTAAAATATCTTGACTGGTCTTCTAAAACTTCTGAATCTCCTCCACATTTAAATTTTGATTTTTCTTATGATGAGTACATTGAGGGATTGGCTTTAAATAAGCAACCAAAAGGGCTTGACGATATAACCGAACATTTACCACCTCCTTTTTTTAGTTTCAATATAAAATTAGAAAAAACAGAAAATGAAGAGGGCAAACCTAATAAACCTATTTTATTTCAAAGGATGAGTTCTGGCGAAAGGCAATTTATTTATACAATGAGTACTTTCGTTTACCATATCAAAAACATCTTATCAATCCAACAAAGTAACCGTGTAAGATATCGTAGCATAAATTTAATACTTGACGAAGTTGAATTATGTTTTCACCCCGAATACCAGAGATTATTTGTTGATAGTTTAATAAGGACAATACAACGTCTCAAACTAAACACACATTGTTCTTTTAATATCATAATTGCAACTCATTCACCGTTTGTATTATCAGATATTCCGATGTGTAATATATTGCATCTCAAAAATGGTATTCTCCAAAGTAAAGAACAATTCAAGAATCCATTTGGAGCAAACATCAATGATATTCTTTATCAAAGTTTCTTTTTAGAAAACGGATTTATTGGAGAATATGCACGTAAAAAAATATTAAAGGTTATCGGACAACTGAATAAACCACTACAATCAATAATTGATGAAAAGGAAAATATAAAAGAAACTATTTCATTTGTAGGTGAGCCACTTATTCAAAAACAATTGCAAAGCTTGTACAATGAGAAATTTAATTTGCAGGATGAAAAAGATATAAAATTTAAAAAAAGAACTTGAACATTATAAAAGAGAGAAATGAGAAGAATCTTAATAAGTTCTAATATTGTACAATTAGCAGAGGATTATCATAACAATCTTTTTAAAAAGAGAAAAGCTAACTTTAAGAAACCTATTAACAGCGATAGGACTTCAGGCAATCTAATTGTCTTGGAAGATTATCTTAGGGTTGATTGTGGTCTTACTCAGTATGCGGATTATGTTCAAACAATAATAGATAATTATTCTGAGATAATTACACTTCAGCCAAATGATTTTCAAAATTACAACGATGATTATTTTAGCTTAACTCAGGACGATTTAGCTACAACAGTTACTCCACCAGTCGGAAACATCAGATTTGAAAGAAAGCAATTATATGATTTAATTTTGGATGCCATGCGTTATGATGCAGTGCGTGACAAAGAATTTCTGCCATACGCAAAAAAAATTGGAATTAAATCCTGCATATACTGTAATGCTCAATTTTCAATTACCACAGAATCGACTAATGGAACTCTTTCAGGTAAGTATGAATTGGATCATTTTTACCCAAAATCTAAATATCCTTTTTTGTCAACTTCATTTTTTAACCTCATACTATGCTGCTCACATTGCAATAAAACTAAATATGATAATACCGCACTATTTAATCTGTATGTTATCGATTATAATTTAATCGAGCCATTCTCTTTTTCACTAGATAAAAGGTCAATGTTGCGTTATTTACTTACACAGAACGAAGAGGAGTTGGTTATAATATTTGATAGTATTGATTTGGATCTAAAAACAAACCATGAAAATTTATTTCATATATCAAAATTATACAATCAACACAAAGACATAGTTGAAGAAATAATCTGGAAATCCAAAATATACAATAAAAGTTATAAGGACAGCCTTTCAGATTCTTTTACTAGCCTATTTCCGAATACATCAAATTTTAATCGTTTTATTCTAGGTAATTATGACAGTCCAAACGACACTCATAAGCGACCTATGTCAAAATTAATACAAGATATCGCAAAACAATTAGGGTTAATTTAAAAATGAGGAATAATAACTAAACTTTCATTTTGCCTGTAAAATGAATTAACAATCAACGAAACAATAAAATAAAACCCTTAGAACGAAACCGTCGGAGCTCTAATTTTGGTTTTCGTTTGGAGTTATCGAATTTGGAATTTAGGATTACAAAGCAGCTTTTTAGAATGATTGATTTTTTTGACTTTCTAGATATAAAACTCATTCAGATAACCATATAAATAGATTTTGAGAAATATTTTCGTACTGAAACTCGGCCGTCCTTCTGTTTTAAGCATTTATCGTTCAAAACCAAACAATTTTAAATCGATATCTACAACAAAAGCATCAATAAAACGAACCGAATCTCCCCAGAATAGGAATTTTTCAAACTCGTAAAACCACTTTATTACGAACTATTCCAGTAATCTATTGCATTATTAAATTCACGAATTCACCGCCTTATTATTGAAATAATTTAGTTATTTTCGCAAATAATAAACGGAT is a window from the Kaistella flava (ex Peng et al. 2021) genome containing:
- a CDS encoding AAA family ATPase — encoded protein: MKKNTKKSIKETNQQFSIVGLYVDRECDNHIRKNLEDGYYLFNEWCEVKEGIVQISDHRQPEDNFFGSNISIQAIVGKNGSGKSSILELMYRMINNFALHLVKKQKRRAAKVIYHIEGVHSDLYFVKGNTLGSLICRGEFIGFSFGNYKISFSKENAKFSDFTFYEELKNEELIEIAKMFFYSIVTNYSLQSFIDFDYKTECSTQFNTNEKSGIDSSAIWINSLFHKNDGYLTPIVLNPYRHNGTIDLRKEYQLTNSRLSSILIESKRNKRQFIEGYQLNTIEYTYEPLLFSKKFAYWKKKDANFDDFIKKFINLDKQSFASLILKEYGWETSPSQLEPHNISCLYLVYKTLSIASKYPSFDKFERFGDINKFEDIVEEKDNIDLIALVKEIKKHKSHITLKIRQTLKYLDWSSKTSESPPHLNFDFSYDEYIEGLALNKQPKGLDDITEHLPPPFFSFNIKLEKTENEEGKPNKPILFQRMSSGERQFIYTMSTFVYHIKNILSIQQSNRVRYRSINLILDEVELCFHPEYQRLFVDSLIRTIQRLKLNTHCSFNIIIATHSPFVLSDIPMCNILHLKNGILQSKEQFKNPFGANINDILYQSFFLENGFIGEYARKKILKVIGQLNKPLQSIIDEKENIKETISFVGEPLIQKQLQSLYNEKFNLQDEKDIKFKKRT
- a CDS encoding relaxase/mobilization nuclease domain-containing protein, whose product is MIVKVMAAAGSSFPGVNYNDKKIDKGKGQLMLMKNFPSFINKSSKKEQVRDYLRAISIGNKKVLKPQFHAMISTKFQEHSKEELAKIAENFMDEMGYGKQPFTVVFHNDTDNNHVHMVTTRVDKTTGKKINDSYEKLKSQKALAQVMEKIYGLNEDEKLNKLLKYKISSLNQLETLLERSGYKMVKNKKDENAFDILKNGVKKKTINGNQIVFDHQKNDNRKNQIKAILIKYKEIHSNKVFKVEDNRRQESMLPDEKLFPRENYSKMKIEFESELQKKLKDIFGIDTVFHQKDDFKPFGYTLIDHKTGKVYKGSEVMKMNDLFEFTSDKIDKKLFEILKDYNIPNLESKMILLEFLKIKNPVAGLQDFMLFENRGKKDLDTYRKVQNEVRDFIKKQRKVNDCISIAKSADGKVYAVHTRFHYIGELRALLGENEYQRYFNAEGIFNMEIENRAQNNEKNEIIKAVDEMLFELMKSTTTAKDPAENELKKKRKRRK
- a CDS encoding HNH endonuclease, with product MRRILISSNIVQLAEDYHNNLFKKRKANFKKPINSDRTSGNLIVLEDYLRVDCGLTQYADYVQTIIDNYSEIITLQPNDFQNYNDDYFSLTQDDLATTVTPPVGNIRFERKQLYDLILDAMRYDAVRDKEFLPYAKKIGIKSCIYCNAQFSITTESTNGTLSGKYELDHFYPKSKYPFLSTSFFNLILCCSHCNKTKYDNTALFNLYVIDYNLIEPFSFSLDKRSMLRYLLTQNEEELVIIFDSIDLDLKTNHENLFHISKLYNQHKDIVEEIIWKSKIYNKSYKDSLSDSFTSLFPNTSNFNRFILGNYDSPNDTHKRPMSKLIQDIAKQLGLI